A single region of the Thermodesulfatator indicus DSM 15286 genome encodes:
- a CDS encoding type IV secretory system conjugative DNA transfer family protein: protein MFRWSKSGSPSSEWIITDRAVDLRKPRARARPEKFAIPDSRRVHILTIGGSGSGKSRLLMDEIRRAVEIGWDLVVIDPKGEMDRSALFPVMFEAALKSNRLEDLAYTDLADPEVSFRFNPFSFPFPGDAGLDEVANLLVAMIEKGKEPFFRQQAFKVCKFAIYAYDYLKRREGKEPTFSISVLQEITTYEWIKSQVEIFTREAMVDPRGKMIALMGGSVAELDPRKFEETISSLSNLMSQISVGSIREIIDVKDNPVFTRPWKGKGILLYIFTASMTLPETSRMFSKLVLTWLLTTAGKIYRRDEGRLKRRLLVVVDEAARAVFPEMINLVDKARGAGIYLHFAAQSIANFDVELGSAAKRNELLANFGTQIFLYCGDDECTGRYVTEKGGTVVLPEVVKGSGGLGADGIVREKEVYVIRPGAISTLEPPDQERNLGGQFIAFTPDKKGVRVLTGRVKHIPSANIRIKGMKTVRV from the coding sequence ATGTTCAGATGGTCTAAGTCAGGAAGTCCATCTTCGGAATGGATCATTACGGATAGAGCCGTTGATTTAAGGAAACCCCGGGCCCGGGCCCGACCCGAAAAATTTGCCATACCGGATTCCAGACGCGTTCATATTCTCACCATAGGGGGATCCGGTTCCGGAAAGTCAAGACTGCTGATGGACGAAATCAGACGAGCGGTGGAAATCGGCTGGGATCTGGTGGTAATTGATCCCAAGGGGGAAATGGATCGTTCGGCACTATTTCCCGTTATGTTTGAAGCCGCTTTAAAATCAAATAGACTTGAAGATCTCGCCTATACTGATCTGGCTGACCCCGAGGTTTCATTCAGGTTTAATCCTTTTTCTTTTCCCTTTCCCGGAGATGCCGGGCTTGATGAGGTGGCAAACCTTCTGGTGGCTATGATTGAAAAAGGAAAGGAGCCTTTTTTCAGACAACAGGCCTTTAAGGTTTGTAAGTTTGCGATTTATGCCTACGATTATCTTAAAAGACGCGAGGGGAAGGAACCCACTTTCAGTATTTCCGTTCTCCAGGAGATTACCACCTACGAATGGATTAAAAGTCAGGTAGAAATTTTCACCCGTGAGGCGATGGTTGATCCCCGGGGAAAAATGATAGCCCTTATGGGGGGTTCCGTTGCCGAGCTCGATCCCAGAAAATTTGAGGAAACCATATCCTCACTTTCAAACCTCATGAGCCAGATATCGGTCGGTTCAATCAGGGAAATTATTGATGTTAAGGATAATCCCGTTTTTACCCGGCCGTGGAAGGGGAAAGGCATTTTACTTTATATTTTTACTGCCTCCATGACCCTTCCCGAAACCTCCCGTATGTTTTCAAAGCTCGTGCTTACCTGGTTGCTTACAACGGCGGGAAAGATTTATCGCCGGGATGAGGGACGACTCAAAAGAAGACTGCTCGTAGTGGTTGATGAAGCGGCCAGGGCCGTTTTCCCGGAGATGATAAACCTTGTGGACAAGGCGAGGGGGGCGGGCATATATCTTCATTTTGCGGCCCAGAGTATTGCCAACTTTGATGTTGAACTGGGGTCCGCGGCCAAAAGAAACGAGCTGCTTGCAAATTTCGGGACGCAGATATTTCTCTACTGCGGTGACGACGAGTGCACCGGAAGGTACGTAACCGAAAAAGGCGGTACGGTCGTACTTCCAGAAGTGGTGAAGGGTTCCGGCGGTCTCGGTGCCGACGGTATCGTACGGGAGAAAGAGGTTTATGTCATTCGCCCCGGTGCTATAAGCACTTTGGAGCCTCCCGATCAGGAAAGGAATCTCGGCGGACAGTTTATCGCTTTTACACCGGACAAAAAGGGTGTCCGTGTCCTCACGGGAAGGGTTAAACATATACCGTCAGCAAATATAAGAATCAAGGGCATGAAGACGGTAAGAGTTTAG
- a CDS encoding HD domain-containing protein has product MTGKSHILFAGTLAWALGYSPPEVACIAGAAVIPDRIERIGPIRILKHRGISHDLILWLFLLFLVVLLENKNVIPIFFLNEWKILLPTEYGFNSLSPHALFLGPVFHLFADALTPMGISLAGWKIRFPLCRTGHPSEFALVALLSLWWGAVGWYAPRLDPVVVVAAGKTLVLYPASFVVRLAAAIVPFVPFVLLRFLPSRSAKRKTEVPAIEREGTPEDPEREPVILKTRGICGREVEIRLEPEGNTLVADLRELRNLWIPASPAPSSETTPKTEPEPKREPNIERTEPREVPQKATKSEAPDNESHLPKDPEGRLKRLLEEYRKDFERSGLSEAVDQVAELLISEGARFPSVAGKDPADALRPKNHFDLLAKVSLLEHSVNTAEKVLAVARRRMPDGWRASAPRLILCALAHDLGKLPSVSGEDYSTASHSLHSAALLGKLLRDHPWREALTDIVKRHHERIDEKTPVELEILIRADKEAREEEAERLAGEKFSPPVVRPETISGKPETRSIPDSFPLERVFAKIPVNQVLPNGSFVAFSQPDGIVYIQAESLHLAISETAREIGLDDSFYHSTEKPIKKSCLQSFYDEIRRRGWAAEKLVSESFYGNFFWVWNPKKNDYTRTFYIPVKADAFGIPIDELEKQRKSHPVIADLRIKGVAPPGSSPPGD; this is encoded by the coding sequence ATGACGGGTAAAAGTCATATACTTTTCGCCGGAACACTTGCCTGGGCCCTGGGGTATTCACCCCCCGAGGTTGCCTGTATAGCGGGAGCAGCCGTTATTCCCGATAGAATTGAACGCATAGGACCCATAAGGATTCTCAAACACCGTGGAATATCGCACGATCTGATTCTATGGCTTTTTCTACTTTTTCTGGTGGTTCTCCTTGAAAACAAAAATGTAATTCCGATTTTCTTCCTGAATGAGTGGAAAATCCTCTTACCGACGGAATATGGCTTTAACTCTTTATCACCACATGCATTATTCTTAGGTCCTGTATTTCACCTGTTTGCGGATGCGCTTACTCCAATGGGAATCAGTCTTGCCGGATGGAAAATTCGTTTTCCCCTCTGTCGGACCGGGCATCCTTCGGAATTCGCTCTGGTCGCACTCCTTTCACTCTGGTGGGGGGCCGTGGGATGGTATGCCCCGCGGCTCGATCCCGTGGTCGTCGTGGCCGCGGGAAAAACTCTGGTTCTCTATCCCGCCTCTTTCGTCGTCCGGCTTGCGGCCGCAATCGTACCCTTCGTACCCTTCGTCCTGTTAAGGTTCCTTCCGTCAAGATCGGCAAAACGGAAAACCGAAGTCCCTGCCATCGAACGCGAAGGGACACCGGAAGATCCGGAAAGGGAACCTGTCATCCTCAAAACCAGGGGTATCTGCGGAAGGGAAGTCGAGATTCGCCTGGAACCGGAGGGAAACACGCTGGTCGCGGATCTTCGGGAACTGAGGAACCTATGGATACCGGCAAGCCCTGCGCCCTCATCCGAAACAACTCCAAAAACCGAACCGGAACCGAAAAGAGAACCGAACATCGAAAGGACCGAACCGCGGGAGGTGCCTCAAAAGGCGACTAAATCGGAAGCCCCCGATAACGAAAGCCATCTTCCGAAAGACCCCGAAGGGAGATTGAAAAGACTTCTTGAGGAATACCGAAAGGACTTCGAAAGAAGTGGTCTTTCGGAAGCTGTGGATCAAGTTGCGGAGCTTCTCATTTCAGAGGGGGCCCGTTTCCCCTCCGTCGCCGGAAAGGACCCGGCGGATGCTTTACGTCCTAAAAATCATTTTGATCTTTTGGCTAAGGTTTCCCTTCTTGAACATTCTGTGAACACGGCCGAGAAGGTTCTTGCGGTGGCCCGGCGGAGGATGCCCGACGGATGGAGGGCCTCGGCTCCCCGGCTGATCCTCTGTGCCCTGGCCCACGACCTCGGAAAACTTCCCTCCGTTTCGGGTGAAGATTACTCAACGGCAAGCCATTCCCTGCACTCGGCCGCCTTACTGGGTAAGCTCCTCAGAGATCATCCCTGGCGGGAGGCCCTTACGGATATCGTGAAGAGGCATCACGAACGTATAGATGAAAAGACACCGGTGGAGCTTGAAATTTTAATCAGGGCCGATAAAGAAGCCCGGGAAGAGGAGGCCGAAAGGCTCGCCGGAGAAAAATTTTCGCCGCCTGTGGTGCGTCCGGAAACTATCTCCGGTAAGCCGGAAACCAGATCCATCCCCGATAGTTTTCCCCTGGAGAGGGTTTTCGCAAAAATTCCGGTAAATCAGGTGCTTCCTAACGGTTCCTTCGTAGCCTTTTCTCAGCCGGACGGAATCGTCTACATACAGGCTGAAAGTTTACATCTGGCCATCAGCGAAACCGCCCGTGAAATAGGTCTCGACGACTCCTTCTACCACTCAACCGAAAAACCCATTAAAAAGAGCTGTTTACAGAGTTTTTACGACGAAATCCGGCGCAGGGGATGGGCGGCGGAAAAACTTGTTTCCGAAAGCTTTTACGGAAATTTTTTCTGGGTCTGGAATCCCAAGAAAAACGACTACACCAGAACATTTTATATTCCCGTAAAAGCGGATGCTTTCGGAATCCCGATCGATGAACTGGAAAAACAAAGAAAATCGCATCCCGTAATCGCGGATCTTAGGATTAAGGGGGTGGCCCCGCCGGGGAGCTCACCGCCCGGTGACTAG
- a CDS encoding ArdC family protein, translating into MKNVYKEVTQMVIETLKKGIGPWIRPWKTATTGGHRNAFYGRTYRGINVLLLNIAAWKRGFTSNLWLTYREARKLGGYVSPGEKGTAVIFWKFVEVQEKDHEGKPVYDAETGEPVVRKVPFARAYTVFNVEQCENLRLPETRERVTPADVLLSAERLLSLPRIRWGGQAVYYPERDVIVLPPRRAFRSRDDFYATAFHEITHWTGHPSRLNRDLSGRFGDRAYAMEELVAEMGSAFLGAHVGLDIRKLQHPEYIGSWIRVLEKDTKAIFTAARLAQEACDWLLEQAGMVEASEEKKAA; encoded by the coding sequence ATGAAGAACGTTTACAAAGAAGTCACACAGATGGTCATTGAGACCTTGAAAAAGGGAATCGGTCCCTGGATCAGGCCATGGAAAACCGCCACCACAGGAGGGCACAGAAACGCCTTCTACGGTCGAACCTACCGAGGGATCAACGTATTGCTTTTGAACATCGCCGCCTGGAAAAGGGGTTTCACATCAAACCTCTGGCTCACATACAGGGAAGCGAGAAAGCTCGGCGGATACGTGAGTCCCGGGGAAAAAGGGACGGCCGTGATCTTCTGGAAATTCGTCGAGGTCCAAGAAAAGGATCACGAGGGCAAACCTGTCTACGACGCGGAAACAGGAGAACCCGTGGTCAGAAAAGTTCCCTTCGCCCGGGCCTATACGGTCTTTAACGTGGAACAGTGCGAGAATCTGCGCCTCCCGGAAACCAGGGAAAGGGTTACACCCGCTGATGTTCTGTTATCGGCCGAAAGGCTGCTTTCCCTCCCTAGAATAAGGTGGGGAGGCCAAGCAGTCTATTATCCCGAGCGGGACGTAATCGTCCTACCACCACGTCGTGCGTTCAGGTCGAGGGACGACTTCTACGCCACGGCCTTTCATGAAATAACGCATTGGACCGGACATCCGAGCCGTCTGAATCGCGACCTCTCGGGCAGATTCGGAGACCGGGCCTATGCGATGGAAGAGCTTGTAGCGGAAATGGGCTCCGCCTTTCTAGGGGCCCACGTAGGTCTCGACATCCGAAAACTCCAGCACCCGGAATACATAGGATCGTGGATCCGGGTACTGGAAAAAGATACAAAAGCTATCTTCACAGCGGCCCGGCTGGCTCAGGAGGCCTGCGACTGGCTCCTGGAACAGGCCGGGATGGTAGAAGCTTCTGAGGAGAAGAAAGCAGCCTGA
- a CDS encoding DUF736 family protein, whose protein sequence is MTKKGQNNKEVKKEKLVKIGSLWNRVMDEGKKYKGGRLDLGPLGRVSVALFREEEKESDKHPDFVLYCEKKQIGAFWLKKNKNKKRSFLSGNILGIPVNIFAVNGKKSENGADYVIVRFADSPKEQETTAESADNEF, encoded by the coding sequence ATGACAAAGAAAGGACAAAACAACAAAGAGGTAAAAAAAGAAAAACTCGTTAAAATCGGTTCTTTATGGAACCGGGTTATGGATGAAGGGAAAAAGTATAAGGGCGGTCGGCTTGATCTGGGACCGCTCGGCAGAGTTTCGGTGGCTCTATTCCGTGAGGAAGAAAAAGAATCTGACAAACATCCCGACTTCGTATTATATTGCGAAAAAAAACAAATAGGTGCCTTCTGGCTCAAAAAGAATAAAAATAAAAAAAGAAGTTTCCTTTCGGGGAACATTCTGGGAATTCCGGTAAATATCTTCGCGGTTAATGGTAAAAAATCGGAAAATGGTGCCGATTACGTAATTGTACGTTTTGCGGATTCTCCCAAAGAACAAGAAACCACCGCGGAATCCGCCGACAATGAATTTTAA
- a CDS encoding helix-turn-helix domain-containing protein, protein MKEQQIIELLQELREEIARLQTWPRWLPIRDAVRYSGLSEKKLRELAREGEIYATKPGGGKLIFDRESIDDYFLREKARIKAHLELFKRSGIC, encoded by the coding sequence ATGAAGGAACAACAGATTATTGAACTTCTTCAGGAGTTAAGGGAGGAGATAGCAAGGCTCCAGACCTGGCCGCGCTGGCTGCCCATAAGAGATGCGGTGCGTTACTCGGGGCTTTCGGAGAAGAAGCTGAGGGAGCTGGCCCGGGAAGGGGAGATATATGCAACGAAACCGGGCGGAGGGAAACTGATTTTCGATAGGGAGTCTATAGACGATTACTTTTTACGGGAAAAGGCAAGAATTAAGGCTCATCTGGAACTTTTCAAGAGGTCCGGTATATGCTAG
- a CDS encoding helix-turn-helix transcriptional regulator: MKMIFGKNLAIYRKKANLTKQDLANRLKVHWNTVHRWEKGELFPRPELLEEIAKILNVEISDLLKAPEPEPFPGFDNIMCQPARERYYSVWQLAAQHAGIQVALGAMGDPLFRDRIPKLETEEEVIEAYKEALSYWKKVTKRLDEELRKRGIRVESEEEMITVPEEDLKSLDKGSDK, translated from the coding sequence ATGAAAATGATTTTTGGAAAGAATTTGGCTATTTATCGGAAAAAAGCCAATTTGACCAAACAGGATCTGGCAAACCGTTTAAAGGTCCACTGGAATACTGTTCATCGCTGGGAAAAAGGTGAACTTTTTCCTCGGCCAGAACTGTTAGAAGAAATTGCAAAAATTTTAAATGTAGAAATTTCAGACCTTCTTAAAGCTCCTGAACCGGAACCTTTTCCCGGGTTTGACAATATTATGTGCCAGCCGGCCCGGGAGCGCTACTATTCCGTGTGGCAGCTTGCGGCTCAGCACGCGGGCATCCAGGTGGCCCTCGGAGCCATGGGAGACCCCCTCTTCCGCGACCGTATTCCAAAACTCGAAACAGAAGAAGAAGTGATTGAAGCCTACAAAGAGGCCCTTTCTTATTGGAAAAAAGTGACTAAGCGCCTTGATGAAGAGCTTCGTAAAAGAGGTATCAGGGTCGAGAGCGAAGAAGAGATGATCACTGTGCCCGAGGAAGACTTAAAGTCTCTTGACAAAGGAAGCGATAAGTAA
- a CDS encoding NYN domain-containing protein: MERKEDRVHTETAVQPESTLSGGNRVHPSGCYFKVAIVVDWENIRYKVFANPKLKSPNPSERFSYNAYTERLPVFLLNFLEPNEIPYRIFIYASKPFEQELRLPSHIRLSPEEKKSKENEINLRIKRNRQTYENFLKRLGKCSLIALRLGKTVFRGWKVEKDNYKPDLVQKKVDMLMGLDIAHLAYKRLVDRIIIFSYDTDMQPAFKTARLEGIQVVLPVFTEIKDEIPSELFLHSDFIRERRYFEICQKLYDPKH, translated from the coding sequence ATGGAAAGGAAAGAAGATAGAGTACATACCGAAACTGCAGTGCAACCCGAAAGCACCCTGAGCGGTGGAAACAGAGTCCACCCCTCAGGGTGCTATTTTAAGGTAGCCATCGTAGTTGATTGGGAAAATATTAGATATAAAGTTTTTGCCAATCCAAAACTCAAGTCCCCCAATCCTTCAGAACGTTTCTCTTACAATGCTTACACAGAAAGATTGCCGGTTTTTTTACTGAATTTTCTAGAACCAAACGAAATACCATACCGAATCTTCATTTATGCTTCCAAACCTTTTGAACAAGAGTTGAGGTTGCCATCCCATATCAGACTTTCTCCTGAAGAAAAAAAGAGCAAGGAAAACGAGATTAATCTGAGAATAAAAAGAAACCGCCAAACTTACGAAAATTTCTTAAAAAGGCTAGGAAAATGCAGCTTAATAGCCTTAAGACTAGGAAAAACAGTTTTTAGAGGCTGGAAAGTCGAAAAAGACAACTATAAACCAGACTTAGTTCAAAAAAAGGTGGACATGCTGATGGGGCTTGATATAGCACATTTAGCATATAAACGTCTTGTAGATAGAATCATCATTTTTTCTTACGATACCGACATGCAACCAGCCTTTAAAACTGCACGTTTGGAAGGAATACAAGTAGTTTTGCCAGTTTTTACCGAAATAAAAGATGAAATACCCTCAGAATTGTTTCTTCATAGTGATTTCATAAGAGAAAGACGTTATTTCGAAATATGTCAGAAACTATATGATCCCAAACATTAA
- a CDS encoding ParB N-terminal domain-containing protein: MIEYPVFYRKLSDLTWDEPERDGVYLLIKESIKKHGQIFMPLLIDPGNRVWDGRKRAEALEELIAGGEGVSKSVPVIVMEDPADLARELNVIRRPPAIEDLLSFTTTEVEKRVPGREELISELLRARGIGPRIFRELIKETKIVVNKR, translated from the coding sequence ATGATAGAGTATCCGGTTTTTTATAGAAAACTCAGTGATCTCACCTGGGATGAGCCCGAAAGGGACGGGGTTTACCTCCTGATAAAGGAGAGCATTAAAAAACACGGTCAGATTTTTATGCCCCTTTTGATAGATCCGGGTAACCGGGTGTGGGACGGGAGGAAGAGGGCGGAAGCGCTGGAGGAGCTTATAGCCGGTGGAGAAGGAGTTTCAAAATCGGTTCCCGTTATAGTCATGGAGGACCCCGCGGATCTGGCCAGAGAGCTAAATGTTATCAGACGTCCGCCTGCGATAGAGGATCTTCTGTCTTTTACTACGACCGAAGTTGAGAAAAGGGTACCCGGGCGGGAAGAGTTAATTTCGGAACTTCTCAGGGCCCGGGGAATAGGCCCGAGGATTTTCCGTGAACTGATAAAAGAGACAAAAATTGTGGTTAACAAAAGATGA
- a CDS encoding DUF4258 domain-containing protein, with product MKLLFSRHALEKMRERKISVEEVKKTISSGETIKEYRHDKPFPSRLVLGFPEGRPLHVVLAEDPEGVKYIITVYEPDPSLWEDGFRRRKKT from the coding sequence ATGAAACTGCTTTTCAGCAGACACGCGCTGGAAAAGATGCGAGAGCGTAAAATATCTGTTGAAGAAGTTAAAAAGACAATTTCGTCTGGAGAGACAATCAAGGAATACCGCCACGACAAACCGTTTCCCAGCCGACTGGTTCTCGGTTTTCCGGAAGGTCGGCCACTTCACGTCGTCTTGGCTGAAGACCCCGAAGGTGTAAAATACATAATAACGGTCTATGAACCCGATCCTTCCTTATGGGAGGATGGTTTCAGAAGGAGGAAGAAAACATGA
- a CDS encoding YgiT-type zinc finger protein — translation MGGWFQKEEENMKLTCPLCGGQMSERKIDYEFRKKDKYIVVKNVPAFVCVECGEQYFEPEVVEKILNSDIEKEGRRVTCLEEVEVNYAAL, via the coding sequence ATGGGAGGATGGTTTCAGAAGGAGGAAGAAAACATGAAGCTGACGTGTCCACTTTGCGGAGGACAAATGTCGGAAAGAAAAATTGATTACGAATTCAGGAAAAAGGACAAATATATAGTCGTTAAAAACGTCCCTGCATTCGTATGTGTAGAATGCGGGGAACAATATTTTGAACCGGAAGTAGTGGAAAAAATTTTAAACTCCGACATCGAAAAAGAAGGTCGTAGGGTGACCTGCCTGGAAGAGGTGGAGGTCAACTACGCAGCCCTTTAA
- a CDS encoding tyrosine-type recombinase/integrase, producing MLVKIRMKLFRRKNGYWYIRFERGKEKSLRTKDKRLAERLFKEIQKEALKGRLILIEKQEKISLKTFIEEYLTLSESVKAYSTLKRERSIFKNFADFFGDCPIRAITPKKLEEYRAFLIKKGRKPAGINLDFRHLKAAFNKAQEWGYIKSNPFGKIKPLRDRQGPPRFISEEEMQQILIFLKEKDREFHDFVVLALETGCRLNELLRLTAKDVLPDLSCIRVVGKGNRERLVPLTENAKEILRPRLIKQGRLFDRWTDNWVSHKWRGYMTELGLDYRFHDIRHTTATWLAKKVPIQIIQELLGHSNISVTKIYAHVQKDAIKEALEEVFGHKKSGKTQAPSFLRLVK from the coding sequence ATGCTAGTAAAAATCAGGATGAAGCTTTTCAGGCGGAAGAACGGCTACTGGTACATCCGTTTTGAGCGGGGTAAGGAGAAGAGTCTCCGGACAAAAGACAAGCGCCTTGCGGAGAGGCTCTTCAAAGAGATTCAGAAGGAGGCATTAAAGGGTCGGCTCATTCTTATTGAAAAGCAGGAAAAAATCTCGCTTAAAACTTTTATAGAAGAATATCTAACCTTGAGTGAAAGCGTCAAAGCATACTCTACTCTTAAGAGGGAAAGAAGTATTTTTAAAAACTTTGCAGACTTTTTTGGCGACTGCCCTATCAGGGCAATTACACCTAAAAAACTTGAAGAATATAGGGCTTTCCTCATCAAGAAGGGCAGGAAACCGGCCGGTATAAATTTAGACTTCAGACATCTCAAGGCAGCTTTTAACAAGGCTCAAGAGTGGGGATATATCAAAAGTAACCCTTTCGGGAAAATAAAACCACTAAGAGATCGCCAGGGTCCTCCCCGTTTTATTTCTGAAGAGGAAATGCAGCAAATTTTGATCTTTTTGAAAGAGAAGGATAGGGAGTTTCACGACTTTGTTGTTCTTGCTCTGGAAACCGGATGTCGTTTAAACGAATTGCTCAGGTTAACAGCTAAAGATGTTTTACCGGATTTATCCTGTATAAGAGTAGTTGGAAAAGGCAATCGCGAGAGGTTAGTTCCCTTAACAGAAAATGCAAAAGAAATATTACGGCCGAGGCTGATCAAGCAGGGTCGTCTTTTTGATCGCTGGACAGATAACTGGGTCTCGCATAAATGGAGAGGGTATATGACAGAGCTCGGCCTTGATTATCGTTTTCACGACATTCGCCACACAACAGCTACCTGGCTGGCCAAAAAAGTGCCAATTCAAATTATCCAGGAATTGCTTGGCCACTCAAATATCAGCGTTACGAAAATCTACGCTCATGTGCAGAAGGACGCCATCAAAGAGGCCCTTGAAGAGGTATTCGGACACAAAAAATCAGGAAAAACTCAAGCACCTTCCTTTCTAAGACTTGTAAAATAA
- a CDS encoding TrkH family potassium uptake protein, translating to MGWFLIFFSVTFFFPGLISLIYHEPVWPFIYAEAITLVTGVLLVLLVKPEREIGYREGFAVVVFSWLAAGVFGALPFVFSGHLGLIDALFESISGFTTTGSTVFESLEELPRGLHFWRALSQWLGGMGIIVLSLAILPLLGIGGMQLYQAEMPGLTKDKLAPRIQDTARILWGVYSFFTVFEVLLLLAGGLDLYEALCHAFTTMATGGFSTRTASVAAFDSAYLDYVITFFMFVAGMNFSLHYRFLKGDLGAYFKSEEFRFYLLIGMAAVFICMFFNYIYGTYSDPSLNFRYSLFQVWSVMTTTGYGTADFDLWHPACRYLLLILMFFGGMAGSTGGGVKQIRFLILFKFIRFQFRKLIHPKAVEIIRYEDKKIAESIIQAILGFMALYGLFFVVASLLVCAQGIDLITATSAVAATLNNIGPGLAKVGPTQNFGWMPDFSKLVLTFCMLAGRLELYTVAILFSRSYWRGARKPTWRF from the coding sequence TTGGGTTGGTTTTTAATCTTTTTTTCCGTAACTTTCTTTTTCCCTGGGCTCATAAGCTTGATTTACCACGAGCCTGTCTGGCCCTTTATTTACGCCGAGGCCATAACCCTTGTAACTGGTGTTCTACTTGTTCTTCTCGTAAAGCCAGAAAGAGAAATTGGCTACCGAGAAGGCTTTGCCGTGGTAGTCTTTTCCTGGTTAGCGGCAGGGGTCTTTGGAGCGCTTCCCTTTGTCTTTTCTGGTCATCTGGGTTTAATAGACGCCCTATTTGAATCTATATCTGGTTTTACTACTACTGGTTCTACGGTCTTTGAATCACTGGAAGAATTGCCGCGCGGACTTCACTTTTGGCGAGCCCTTTCTCAGTGGCTTGGGGGCATGGGAATAATCGTCCTATCTCTGGCTATCCTACCTTTGCTTGGCATAGGCGGAATGCAGCTTTACCAGGCCGAAATGCCAGGGCTTACTAAAGACAAACTCGCCCCTCGTATCCAGGATACCGCAAGAATTCTCTGGGGAGTTTATTCCTTTTTTACCGTCTTTGAAGTGCTATTGCTTCTGGCTGGGGGCCTGGATCTCTATGAGGCCCTCTGTCACGCCTTTACCACCATGGCCACCGGTGGCTTTTCTACGAGAACAGCCAGCGTGGCCGCCTTTGATAGTGCTTACCTAGATTATGTTATAACCTTTTTTATGTTTGTGGCCGGTATGAACTTTAGTCTCCATTATCGTTTTTTGAAAGGAGACCTCGGCGCTTATTTCAAAAGCGAAGAATTTAGATTTTATCTTTTAATCGGCATGGCAGCGGTCTTTATCTGCATGTTTTTCAACTACATCTACGGCACTTATAGCGATCCTTCCCTTAATTTTCGTTATTCCCTTTTTCAGGTCTGGTCAGTGATGACCACCACTGGTTACGGCACCGCGGATTTTGACTTGTGGCATCCGGCCTGTAGGTATTTACTTCTGATTCTCATGTTTTTCGGTGGTATGGCCGGCTCAACCGGTGGTGGTGTTAAGCAAATAAGATTTCTCATTTTGTTTAAGTTTATTCGCTTTCAATTCCGCAAGCTCATACACCCCAAGGCCGTGGAGATCATTCGCTACGAGGACAAGAAAATAGCCGAAAGTATTATTCAGGCTATCCTGGGGTTCATGGCCCTTTACGGTTTATTTTTTGTAGTGGCAAGCTTACTGGTATGTGCCCAGGGGATTGACCTTATAACCGCTACTTCAGCGGTAGCCGCCACTTTGAATAACATTGGTCCTGGCTTGGCCAAAGTTGGCCCTACCCAAAACTTTGGCTGGATGCCTGATTTTTCAAAACTGGTGCTCACTTTTTGCATGCTGGCCGGCCGACTTGAACTCTATACCGTGGCTATTCTTTTTAGTCGTAGTTATTGGCGTGGCGCCAGAAAACCCACCTGGCGGTTTTAA
- a CDS encoding PIN domain-containing protein, whose protein sequence is MVDLKHLYQKKIFVDSNAFIYFFTGQCNNLAKEIFSFAEKKWLTLITTVRVLDEVCFKVMIISAKAKFGIETKVLKRLKRDRSKIKLVAEDVQRVIEFVNKARIEVKGISYTELKKMPYIMDAHGLFGNDALILATIQRFNLKYLLSSDKDFDRISFVERIDPRLT, encoded by the coding sequence ATGGTTGACCTGAAACATCTTTATCAAAAAAAGATCTTTGTTGATTCCAACGCCTTTATTTACTTCTTTACCGGACAATGTAATAATCTTGCAAAAGAAATTTTTAGCTTTGCCGAGAAGAAATGGCTGACTCTGATTACAACCGTAAGAGTTCTCGATGAAGTGTGTTTCAAGGTTATGATAATCTCGGCGAAAGCAAAGTTCGGAATAGAGACAAAAGTGCTGAAAAGGCTAAAAAGGGACAGGAGCAAAATAAAATTGGTGGCAGAGGACGTTCAAAGGGTCATCGAATTTGTAAATAAAGCAAGGATAGAGGTTAAAGGAATTTCATACACGGAGCTAAAGAAAATGCCTTACATTATGGATGCACATGGACTGTTTGGAAATGATGCTCTGATTCTCGCCACAATACAAAGGTTCAACCTGAAGTATTTACTCTCATCGGACAAAGACTTTGATAGAATCTCCTTTGTGGAAAGGATAGATCCCAGACTGACTTGA